In the genome of Deltaproteobacteria bacterium, the window GTCGCAGGCTTGGCCGGAGAAGCTTGGCCGGTCTGCAATATCGCCACGAAGCATAACCGGGCTGGCAATGACCCACGCTAAATCGCGTACTCTTGGATGTTTGAATCTTTGTGGCATTGAGTTCTCTGTGCTGAACCTATAGCAGAAGCACGACATGAAAAGGGAGTCTTGTTGTGCCGCGACATACTGTTGACGATACCATCGTTTTTGATCCAGCTCTTAGAGAGAATATTTTAGGTCTCGAAACGCCGGGTAAGATTACAGAAATACTGCGAGAATATGTGGGCGATGAGCGCTTTGAGCGCATGAACTCCATTCTTGATCTTCGAACCCGCCGTTTGACCGCTTTGCTTGAGAATGTCACCAACCCGCACAATGCGGCGGCTTGTTTACGCTCCTGCGATGCCTTTGGGATTCAGGATTTACATGTTGTGACAGAGGACTCTCAGCCTATCCGAGTCGCCCGTGGAATCGCTCGTAAGTGCCATAAATGGTTAACAGTTCACCACCACCGCGATCTTGAAAGCGCGCTCCATGCGATTAAATCCGCGGGCTACCGCTTGGCGGTGACGGATCCTGGCTCTGATACCCAAGCAGCCATACCGCTGGAGTCGGTTTCTATGGACGAAAAGCTCTGTGTGGCCTTCGGAAATGAGGCTTCGGGGGTGAGCGATGAGCTACGCGCCGCGGCTGATTTTTTGATGGTCATACCCATGCATGGATTTGTCGAATCATTAAATATATCAGTAGCTTTTGCGCTTTCGATGCATTGGCTTCGGTGTAAGCTCGATGCCGGGGCCGAGGGCGTAGGAGACTTGACCGAGGATGAGCGAGTGAAAATCGTTGACCGCTGGGTCTTGGAGCAGGTTTCTAGGTCACAGGACATACTCAAAGAGTTAGACCGCAGAAAAAGAGCAGCAGAAACGGCTCCCTAGCTGCTCATTTCGTACTTGCAGAATACGGGCAAAATAATGTAGGGCCTTATTGTTTTTAGGGATATTGGGGATGAAACGAGCCTCGAGCGCCGGTAAAGGAAGTCATTGATGCGCCGCACAATGTTCAACGCGAAGATTCATCGAGCAACGGTCACACAGGCCGACTTGCATTACGAAGGAAGTGTCACCATCGATCAAGATTTGCTCGATGCAGCTGACATTCTCGAACACGAATCCGTTCATATTTGGAATATCACCCGTGGTACCCGTTTGGTTACTTACGTGCTCTCTGGTGAGCGCGGTAAAGGGGATATCTGCATCAACGGAGCTGCTGCTCATTTGATGGAGCCAGGGGACATGGTCATTCTAGCAACGTATGTTGAATTAGAAGACGCAGAGGCCCGTGCCCATAAACCAACTGTGATTCGAGTTGATTCGAAAAATAGAATGGTCAGCGACGCAGCTGAAATCGCGGGCCCGAATCCACCCTTGGATATCGCCAGCCTTTGAGGAATAAGAATGTCTTCAGGACAACCCTCGAGTTCTAATGATGTCTGGCCGCCTCAGGGTATCCAAGAACGTAGAGAGCGTGTCTTTCTCATTCTCGCAGGACTCTTCTTGGGAACGCTGACGATGCTCAATATCTTGGGCATCACGCGTTTTATCGATCTCTCATTCGAAATCTTCGGTCTCCAAATTCCATTCGTTTTGGCAGTTGGCGTCTTACCGTACCCAGTGACGTTCCTATGCACGGATTTCATCAGTGAGTTTTACGGCGAAAAACGAGCCAATGCGCTGGTTTGGACAGGCTTATTGCTCAACATCTGGGTGGTCTTTATCTTGTGGCTAGGCGGCGCTTTGCCGCCTCAGCCCGTGATGGACCCCGCAACGGGCTTGCCACCGATTGGAACCCACGGTCGCGTCTTTTTTGAAATGAAGGGCCTCGCATTCGGAGCCATCGCAGCGTCTATGATTGCTTATTTGGCGGCGCAGTTTTGCGATGTACGACTTTTTCATTTTTGGAAAAAGCTCACTGGCGGCAAGCATCTCTGGCTGCGTAACAATGCCTCAACGGTGGTTAGTCAGCTGGTCGACACGACTGCGGTCATTTTGATTACGCACTTTTATGCCAACGCTTTGCCTATCGACAGCCAGGCCTCTTTATGGCCCCAGCTTCTTACTTTTATTGGTTCCGGCTATGTCTTTAAGGTGAGCTGCGCTGCGCTAGATACCGTCCCATTTTACATCGGGTCGAAATGGTTATCTGAATATTTAGAGATAGATCCCAGCGAAGTAGGTCATTGATCTCAATTATTTATCTAATTATGACTAAAACACTCATAATTAAGTTCACAGGGGTTCCCCTAGCCAGTTGATTGTGTAACTACTTTCAATATGACGAATTATGCACTGAGTCACCTCGACCAGCTCGAGGCCGAAAGTATTCATATTATCCGTGAAGTCGTGGCTGAATGTGAGAATCCAGTCATGCTCTACTCCATTGGCAAAGATTCATCTTGTATGGTCCGGCTTGCTCAAAAAGCGTTTGCGCCCGGGCCTGTGCCGTTTCCGCTCTTACACGTAGACACCACGTATAAGTTCCGCGAGATGACTGAATTTCGGGATAATTTTTGTAAAGAGCAAGGTCTTGAGCTTCTGGTTCATACCAATCAGGACGCAGTGGCCGCAGGAATCTCGCCTTTCGTTCACGGAAGCCAGACTTATACCCATGCCTACAAGACCGAGGCACTGCTTCAAGCTTTGACGAAGGGCGGCTACGATGCTGCCTTTGGCGGGGCTCGAAGAGATGAAGAAAAGTCGCGCGCTAAAGAACGTATCTATTCATTTCGCGACAAGTTTCATCAGTGGGATCCTAAAAATCAGCGACCTGAACTCTGGAACCTCTACAACGGTAAGGTTCATAAGGGTGAGAGCATTCGCGTCTTCCCACTTTCAAACTGGACCGAGTTAGACATCTGGCTTTACATCTACAAAGAAAGCATCCCCATCGTACCGCTCTATTATGCAGCGAAACGCCCTGTGGTGCAGCGTGATGGCCTTAACATCATGGTGGACGATGACCGCATTCCTCTTGAGCCCGGTGAAGAACCCGAAATGAAAATGGTCCGTTTTCGCTCGCTCGGTTGTTATCCGGTTACGGCGGCGCTCGAGTCCGAAGCGACAACGCTGCCAGAAATTATTGAAGAGACATTGCTGACTCGAAAGAGCGAGCGGGAAAATCGTGTGATTGATTATGACCAAGAAGGTTCAATGGAACAAAAGAAACGAGAGGGCTACTTCTGATGTCTATTGACGAACTTCTCGCAGAAAACGAAAGTATGGATCTACTCAGGCTGGTAACGGCCGGTAGTGTAGATGATGGTAAATCGACTCTGATTGGCCGCCTGCTTTATGAGTCCAAAGGGATTTATGAAGACCAGCTAGACGCCATTGAAAAAGCCTCTAAGAAACAGGGTTCAGCCGGGGAACGGGTTGACCTTGCTCTCTTAACAGATGGGCTGAAGGCTGAGCGCGAACAAGGCATTACCATCGATGTCGCCTATCGCTATTTCTCCACGCCGCGTCGAAAATTTATCATTGCCGATTCACCAGGCCACGAGCAGTACACCCGGAACATGGTCACAGGTTCGTCCACGGCTTCCCTCATGATTATCCTTTTGGATGCATCTAAGGGTGTCTTGGTACAATCACGTCGCCACGCATTCTTGGCCTCACTCCTGCGTATCCCTCACCTTGTCGTTGCCATCAACAAGATGGACTTGGTGGATTATAGCGAAGAACGCTTCCGAGAGATTGCAGCAGAGTTCACTGACTTTGCGGCGCGACTCGAGTTAACAGACCTAACGTTTATTCCTGTTAGCGCTTTGGAGGGTGATAACGTTACCCATCCAAGTAAAAAGATGGACTGGTATA includes:
- a CDS encoding RNA methyltransferase, with product MPRHTVDDTIVFDPALRENILGLETPGKITEILREYVGDERFERMNSILDLRTRRLTALLENVTNPHNAAACLRSCDAFGIQDLHVVTEDSQPIRVARGIARKCHKWLTVHHHRDLESALHAIKSAGYRLAVTDPGSDTQAAIPLESVSMDEKLCVAFGNEASGVSDELRAAADFLMVIPMHGFVESLNISVAFALSMHWLRCKLDAGAEGVGDLTEDERVKIVDRWVLEQVSRSQDILKELDRRKRAAETAP
- a CDS encoding aspartate 1-decarboxylase; amino-acid sequence: MRRTMFNAKIHRATVTQADLHYEGSVTIDQDLLDAADILEHESVHIWNITRGTRLVTYVLSGERGKGDICINGAAAHLMEPGDMVILATYVELEDAEARAHKPTVIRVDSKNRMVSDAAEIAGPNPPLDIASL
- a CDS encoding queuosine precursor transporter, which produces MSSGQPSSSNDVWPPQGIQERRERVFLILAGLFLGTLTMLNILGITRFIDLSFEIFGLQIPFVLAVGVLPYPVTFLCTDFISEFYGEKRANALVWTGLLLNIWVVFILWLGGALPPQPVMDPATGLPPIGTHGRVFFEMKGLAFGAIAASMIAYLAAQFCDVRLFHFWKKLTGGKHLWLRNNASTVVSQLVDTTAVILITHFYANALPIDSQASLWPQLLTFIGSGYVFKVSCAALDTVPFYIGSKWLSEYLEIDPSEVGH
- the cysD gene encoding sulfate adenylyltransferase subunit CysD, with product MTNYALSHLDQLEAESIHIIREVVAECENPVMLYSIGKDSSCMVRLAQKAFAPGPVPFPLLHVDTTYKFREMTEFRDNFCKEQGLELLVHTNQDAVAAGISPFVHGSQTYTHAYKTEALLQALTKGGYDAAFGGARRDEEKSRAKERIYSFRDKFHQWDPKNQRPELWNLYNGKVHKGESIRVFPLSNWTELDIWLYIYKESIPIVPLYYAAKRPVVQRDGLNIMVDDDRIPLEPGEEPEMKMVRFRSLGCYPVTAALESEATTLPEIIEETLLTRKSERENRVIDYDQEGSMEQKKREGYF